The Calditrichota bacterium nucleotide sequence TAAAGTGGCGAACATCCGCTCGTATTCGGCCTGCGCTAAGGGGGTGGCCATGCCATCGGCGGCATTGAGCCGTGCCAGAGGGGCAACCCGATAGACGCCGCTGTCTACGCCATCGACAAAGCCTTTCCAGCCAACTGCCTTGAGGTACGGGAACTTGATGTAGCTCCACGGCTCCACGTGCTCGGCTATGTGGGCCAGGTAGTCGCGCGGCGCGAATTTGACAAACTCTTTGCCGGTGGGGTCCACGACTCTAACCATGCCGTCGTAGAAGTTGACCCGGTTCTTCTCGTCCACCAGGCCCATGTAGTAGGTCGTGTGTTTGTACACATCGCCCACCACGACGTCAAGATAGGCCTTGTTCTTCAAGACGATGTCATCAAAAGCCTTGAGGGCGAACTGGGCAAAGGCGACTGCGTCTTTGCCAATCCGGATGTATTCCTCGCGGTCTTCTTTGGACACACCTTTGGACACTCCGCCCGGCAGATTGCACACCGGGTGGATGACCCGGCCGCCCTGCTTGGTGATGACGCTGCGCAGCCGCTTGCGGATGTCGATCACGGTCTTGCCGGCTTCCAGGCCCACTTGCTGAATGACGCCGAGAATGTTGCGTTGCCCGGGTGGAGCCTTGGGGCCGACGATAAAGTCCGGCCCGCCCAAGAAGAAGAAATGCAGGGCATGGTCTTCCGCCATGAAAGCCGAGTTGATCAGCTCCCGGATCTTCTTTGCTGCCGGTGGAGGGTCGGCCTTGTACAGGTCGTCCAACGCCTTTCCTGAGGCCATGTGGTGCGTGGTGGGGCAGACGCCGCAAATCTTTGGGGTGATGCGCGGCATCTCTTCGGCAAGGCGCCCTTCGGCAAACTTCTCGAAGCCGCGCAACTCGGGAATTTGCAGAAACGCCTTGTCGACGTTGCCCTCGTCATTCAGGAAGATTTCGATCTTGCCGTGGCCTTCCAGCCTGGTGATGGGGTCGATGGTCACTCGCTTAGGCATGTGCAGCCTCCATCTTCTTGCGCCGGAGGATGGACTTGGGCAAGCTGTACATGTAGAACAGTCCTGCCGGGTCGATCACGCTGTCCATGATCCTCTCCACCTCTGCGGGGTCATTGGCATCGACGATGGACGCCAGCGCGGAGAGGAACTTTGCCCCCATGTCGATCACGCCCTTGGTCGGTCCAAAACAGCCGCGGCAGGGCATGTTGGCGTTGATGCACCGTTCACCACAACCGCCACGTGTTGCCGGGCCTAAGCAGATAATCCCTTGTGCCAAGAAGCACTTGGTCGTGTCCACGGGAACGAGCGAGACGCGCTTGATCTCCTTGATGGAAATCTTTTCCGGCTTGGTCTCGTTCAGCGCGCAGGTATCGCACAGGGCCTTGGGTGGAGCAAGCACCTCCCCCTTTTCGGGTAGTTCACCCTTGAGGATTGCAGTCACCGCATTCATGATGAGGTCTGGAGGGGGAGCGCACCCTGGCAGGTAGTAGTCGACGTCGATGACCTGGTCAAGGGTGCGCACGGTGTCGTAGAATTCCGGAAGGTGGAGCTCGCCGTACGGGGTCTGGACCCGCGTCTTTGGCAACACCTGCTCTGGGTTGACCACCGAAGGCACCTCTTTGTAGACTCGCGTGAAGATGCTCTCGCGGTCCCAGAAGTTTGCTAAGCCAGGAACCCCTCCCAAATGAGCGCAGGAGCCGAACGCCACCACGAGCTGCGACTTTTGGCGCAACAACTTGGCCATCTCCTCCTGCTCTTCGGTGCGCACGGCCCCGTTGATGAAGGCGACGGCAATCTCCCCATCGCCCATCGCCTTCACATCGGCCTTCTTGAAATCCAAAGCGACCGGCCAAAAGACGATGTCGACTGCCTCCACGACCTTGAGAATGTCCTCGGCCAAATCGACGACGGCCTCCTCGCACCCGCCGCACGAGGCGTTCCAGTAGAATGCAACCTTTGGTTTGGCCATAACCCTATTCCCTCGCTGAGCTGATGATACTGCGCCGGCAAACCTCCTTGTGCGCCTACCGCAGTGTTCCATGGTAGACAGAGGTCAGCTGTCTCTTGCGCACTTCTGGATTCGAGTAATCGGGGAGCAACATGGGGGCCACGCGGTCGGTGACGATGCCTGCCTCCTCCAACTCGCGGTGGTAAGCCACCACGTGGTCGAGGGTGAGGGCGCCGTCCTTCGGCCCACTTTTCACGTATTCAGCGGCGCTCACACCAGCGATGCGCCCAAAGACGGTCACGTCGAGCAGTGAGTTGCCCATCAGGCGGTTCTCGCCGTGTACGCCACCGGTGACCTCACCTGCCGCATACAGGCCAGGTACGCAGGTCTCGCACTTGCTGTTGATTTCCAGCCCGCCGTTTTGGTAGTGCAAGGTCGGGTAGATGAGCATCGGCTCCTTGGAGATGTCGATGCCGAAACGGCGGAACAGGATTGCCTTGCCCGGAAACTCCCTTTTGACGGTACCTTCTCCCATGAGGAGATCAATCATCGGGGAGTCGAGCCACACGCCCACTTTCCCGGTCGGCGTGCGGATGCCCTTGTTCACCTCCGGGGAACATTCCCTGATCACGCAGGCAGACTCCACGTCGCGGGGCTCGCGCTCGTAGACGAACTGCTCTCCGTCGATATTCACCAGGTTTGCTCCGGCGCCGCGGAACTTTTCGGTGATGAGCAACCCTTCTGCTTGTTCTGGGAAGACCGCACCGGTTGGATGGTACTGCACCGTGTGCAGAAAACAGATGGGCACTCCGGCCCGATAGCCGAGGACGACGCCGTCGAACGTGGCGCCGTAGTGGTTGGTCGTCATGAACTTTTGCACGTGTAGACGGCCGCTACCGCCCGTGGCCAAGATCACCGCCTTGGCCTTGACCAGGTGGTACTCCTCGGTCTCGAGGTTGTAGAGAATTGCGCCGGCGCAGTGGCCATGCTCGTTGAGCACCAATTCGACTGCCGGGCTGAACTCGAGCACCTTGATCTCCGGATGGTTGCGCACCTCGTCGCGCAGGGTGCGCATGATTTCCGCTCCGGTGATGTCGCCGGCATAGTGCATGCGCTTGCGGCACGTGCCCCCACCGTGCATGGACTGCAGGCGTCCGTCCGGGAACTTGGTGAACATCATGCCCAGGCTTTCCAGCCATGCCAGAACTTTCGGCGCTTCGGTCACCAAGGTGTAGACGAGCTCGGGGTCATTGGTGAAGTGGCCGCCGCCCATGACGTCCAAGTAGTGGTAGTAGGGCGAGTCTTTTTCGAGCTTGCTGGCACCCTGGATGCCACCTTCGGCCATCATGGTATTGGCGTCGCCGTTGCGCAGCTTGGTCGCGATGATGACGCGGGCGCCACGTTCGTGCGCCATCAGCGCGGCGGCATTGCCCGCACCTCCTGCGCCGATGATGAGTACGTCAGTCTCGTAGTGGACCTCGCTGAGGGGAAAGCGCGTTGGGTCAATCCTGCTGCGGGCCTCCAGAAGGTCGGCGTATTCGTGGGTGATGGCGTATCCCTTGCTTGGCCCCACCTTCAGTTCCCGCCGGGTCCCTTCGATATAGTCTGGGTGATACTTGCGGAGGATTTCCGCACGCTTCTCAACGGGTATGGCTGGGAACTCTTCCCCCCTTTTCTTCCTCTCCACACGCGCCGGCCGAGTCTTTTCCACGACCTTGATCAGTTCTCGCAACTCGGGCGTATATGGCATATTGATCCTCCTATGACCACAGGTGTAGGCGTGGCGGCAGCGGTACCCTCCGGGCGATCTTGCTCCGCCTGGCAAGGTGCGGGGCTACAGGTGCCGTGTATCTTGCGGCACCCAGGACTCATCGCTCATGTCGGGTTCCACTTCGCGCTCCCCGTACAGCTTCTTCAGCACGTCCTTCGGCGCCTTCATAAGCTCACGCAAGTCTGCCTCGTAACGGCCCTCCTCGATCTGCTTGACGCGCTGGGCGAGGTGTTCTGCACGGGGGGCAATGTACTTGCCGTACAGACGGCGGCAGAGGATGGCCACGTTGTACTGCACCTCCTCTGCCGGGCAGCGTGCCGCGCACAGGCCGCACATGACGCAGTCGAATGACAGTTTGGCCACGGCTTCGATGTTGCCCCGGATTGCCTCGGAAATGTACTGCATCACCTCGATGTCCATTGGGCAGCTGCGCGTGCAGGTATTGCAGCCAATGCACTTGAATATTTCCGGGTAGAGCTTGGCCACTTCGCTGCCCACGGGGCGCAGTTTCTCCAGGTCGTAGACGGCCTTGTTGGCCGGGAAGAACGGAATCTGCGTCAGGTACATGTCCGGCTCAACGACCGTCTGGCAGGCGAGGCCCACCTCGATGCGGTAGCTGCCGGGTTTGCGATACACGGTGGCGCAGGCGCCGCAAATCCCACCACGGCAGCCGCACCCGCGAATGAGCTGGTAGCCGGCGTACTCCAACGCCTTTTGGATGGTCAGACTGGAGGGAACCTCGTATCTCTTGCCCATGATGTAGATGGGCACCAGGTCGCTTCTCTGTTGGGCACTGCCCTCAGCCATTCCGAAGCCTCCTTTGTCACACCTGCAACTTCAGGGGCCCTAAGGCCCGGATCTGCGCGGTGAACTCATCCATGGTCTGGGCGAATTTCCGCCCCTCGGCAGCAGAAATCCACTCGAGGCGCAGGCGGCCGTCCTCGATACCCAACTGCTGCAGCATTTTCTTCATGAGGGTGACGCGGCGTAAGGTCTTGTAGTTGCCTTCCTGGTAATGACAATCCCCCGGATGGCATCCGCCAAGAAAGACGCCGTCCGCGCCGCTCTTGAAAGCCCAGAGCACGTGCTGGGGATCCACCCGGCTGGAACAGAGGAAGCGGATGTTGATCCCGTTGGGCGCGTACTTCATGCGCGAGGTGCCGGCAAGGTCCGCACCGGCGTACGTGCACCACTTGCAAAGGAAGCAAATAATCTTCGGCTCGAACATATCTACTCCATCAGGCTGACGGTGACCATCTCCTCGATCTGGACATCAGTGAGGTTGCGTTGCTGCGTTGCTCCTGACGGACAGGCGGCCACGCAGGCACCGCACCCCTCACACAAGGCTTCCTTGACAACGGCGATCCCTTTTTCTTTGTCGAACTCCCTGGCCTCGTATGGGCACACGGGAATGCACATATGGCAGCCGCTGCAGAGATCCTCGTCCACAAAGGCGATGGTCGGCTCGTGGGCCATCGCCTCTTGCGAGAAGACGCCGATGACCTTACTGGCCGCCCCA carries:
- a CDS encoding oxidoreductase encodes the protein MAKPKVAFYWNASCGGCEEAVVDLAEDILKVVEAVDIVFWPVALDFKKADVKAMGDGEIAVAFINGAVRTEEQEEMAKLLRQKSQLVVAFGSCAHLGGVPGLANFWDRESIFTRVYKEVPSVVNPEQVLPKTRVQTPYGELHLPEFYDTVRTLDQVIDVDYYLPGCAPPPDLIMNAVTAILKGELPEKGEVLAPPKALCDTCALNETKPEKISIKEIKRVSLVPVDTTKCFLAQGIICLGPATRGGCGERCINANMPCRGCFGPTKGVIDMGAKFLSALASIVDANDPAEVERIMDSVIDPAGLFYMYSLPKSILRRKKMEAAHA
- a CDS encoding 4Fe-4S dicluster domain-containing protein yields the protein MAEGSAQQRSDLVPIYIMGKRYEVPSSLTIQKALEYAGYQLIRGCGCRGGICGACATVYRKPGSYRIEVGLACQTVVEPDMYLTQIPFFPANKAVYDLEKLRPVGSEVAKLYPEIFKCIGCNTCTRSCPMDIEVMQYISEAIRGNIEAVAKLSFDCVMCGLCAARCPAEEVQYNVAILCRRLYGKYIAPRAEHLAQRVKQIEEGRYEADLRELMKAPKDVLKKLYGEREVEPDMSDESWVPQDTRHL
- a CDS encoding FAD-binding protein produces the protein MPYTPELRELIKVVEKTRPARVERKKRGEEFPAIPVEKRAEILRKYHPDYIEGTRRELKVGPSKGYAITHEYADLLEARSRIDPTRFPLSEVHYETDVLIIGAGGAGNAAALMAHERGARVIIATKLRNGDANTMMAEGGIQGASKLEKDSPYYHYLDVMGGGHFTNDPELVYTLVTEAPKVLAWLESLGMMFTKFPDGRLQSMHGGGTCRKRMHYAGDITGAEIMRTLRDEVRNHPEIKVLEFSPAVELVLNEHGHCAGAILYNLETEEYHLVKAKAVILATGGSGRLHVQKFMTTNHYGATFDGVVLGYRAGVPICFLHTVQYHPTGAVFPEQAEGLLITEKFRGAGANLVNIDGEQFVYEREPRDVESACVIRECSPEVNKGIRTPTGKVGVWLDSPMIDLLMGEGTVKREFPGKAILFRRFGIDISKEPMLIYPTLHYQNGGLEINSKCETCVPGLYAAGEVTGGVHGENRLMGNSLLDVTVFGRIAGVSAAEYVKSGPKDGALTLDHVVAYHRELEEAGIVTDRVAPMLLPDYSNPEVRKRQLTSVYHGTLR
- a CDS encoding nickel-dependent hydrogenase large subunit, producing the protein MPKRVTIDPITRLEGHGKIEIFLNDEGNVDKAFLQIPELRGFEKFAEGRLAEEMPRITPKICGVCPTTHHMASGKALDDLYKADPPPAAKKIRELINSAFMAEDHALHFFFLGGPDFIVGPKAPPGQRNILGVIQQVGLEAGKTVIDIRKRLRSVITKQGGRVIHPVCNLPGGVSKGVSKEDREEYIRIGKDAVAFAQFALKAFDDIVLKNKAYLDVVVGDVYKHTTYYMGLVDEKNRVNFYDGMVRVVDPTGKEFVKFAPRDYLAHIAEHVEPWSYIKFPYLKAVGWKGFVDGVDSGVYRVAPLARLNAADGMATPLAQAEYERMFATL
- a CDS encoding hydrogenase iron-sulfur subunit, with product MFEPKIICFLCKWCTYAGADLAGTSRMKYAPNGINIRFLCSSRVDPQHVLWAFKSGADGVFLGGCHPGDCHYQEGNYKTLRRVTLMKKMLQQLGIEDGRLRLEWISAAEGRKFAQTMDEFTAQIRALGPLKLQV